Proteins encoded within one genomic window of Ideonella dechloratans:
- a CDS encoding formate dehydrogenase beta subunit, translating to MSTTIYVPRDSAALAAGADEVAAAITAEAARRGLAVNLVRNGSRGLFWLEPLVEVQTPGGRMAYGPVAPQDVPGLFEAGFLSGGAHALGHGVTEQIPFLALQERLTFRRVGVTDPLSLADYAAHEGWAGLQRAAAMPPAEVIHEVTHSGLRGRGGAAFPAGIKWKTVAEAVADQKYVVCNADEGDSGTYSDRMTMEGDPFMLIEGMAIAGLAVGATHGVVYIRSEYPHAVATMNEAIALATQAGFLGEDVCGCGRAFHLEVRKAAGAYVCGEETAMLESIEGKRGIVRAKPPLPALQGLFGQPTVINNVITLASVPIILARGADFYRNYGVGRSHGTLPFQLAGNIRHGGLVEKAFGLTLRELIYGFGGGTRSGRPVKAVQVGGPLGAYVPESKWDVPLDYEAYAAFGAVVGHGGIVVHDDTADMAALARYAMEFCALESCGKCTPCRIGSTRGVEVIDRIVRDERRAEQVILLRDLCDTMLAGSLCAMGGMTPYPVLSALDHYPEDFGIAPPSERAA from the coding sequence ATGAGCACGACGATCTACGTGCCGCGCGATTCGGCGGCGCTGGCGGCCGGGGCCGACGAGGTGGCCGCGGCCATCACCGCCGAAGCCGCCCGGCGCGGCCTGGCCGTGAACCTGGTGCGCAACGGCTCGCGCGGCCTGTTCTGGCTGGAGCCGCTGGTGGAGGTGCAGACGCCCGGGGGGCGCATGGCCTACGGTCCGGTCGCGCCGCAGGACGTGCCCGGCCTGTTCGAGGCCGGCTTTCTGTCCGGCGGCGCGCACGCGCTCGGTCACGGCGTGACCGAGCAGATCCCCTTTCTGGCCTTGCAGGAACGGCTCACCTTCCGCCGCGTGGGGGTGACGGACCCGCTCTCATTGGCTGACTACGCCGCCCATGAGGGCTGGGCCGGCCTGCAGCGCGCCGCGGCCATGCCGCCCGCGGAGGTGATCCACGAGGTCACCCATTCCGGGCTGCGCGGCCGGGGCGGCGCGGCCTTTCCGGCCGGCATCAAGTGGAAGACCGTGGCCGAGGCGGTGGCCGACCAGAAGTACGTGGTCTGCAATGCCGACGAGGGCGACTCGGGCACCTACTCCGACCGCATGACCATGGAGGGTGACCCCTTCATGCTGATCGAGGGCATGGCCATCGCCGGCCTGGCGGTGGGCGCAACGCACGGGGTGGTCTACATCCGCTCGGAATATCCGCACGCGGTGGCCACGATGAACGAGGCCATCGCCCTGGCCACGCAGGCCGGCTTCCTGGGCGAGGACGTCTGCGGCTGCGGCCGGGCCTTCCACCTGGAGGTGCGCAAGGCCGCCGGCGCCTACGTCTGCGGTGAGGAAACCGCGATGCTGGAGAGCATCGAGGGCAAGCGGGGCATCGTGCGGGCCAAGCCGCCGCTGCCGGCACTGCAGGGCCTGTTCGGCCAGCCCACCGTCATCAACAACGTGATCACCCTGGCCAGCGTGCCCATCATCCTGGCGCGCGGGGCGGACTTCTACCGCAACTACGGCGTGGGCCGCTCGCACGGCACGCTGCCCTTCCAGCTGGCCGGCAACATCCGGCACGGCGGCCTGGTGGAGAAGGCCTTCGGCCTGACCCTGCGCGAGCTGATTTACGGCTTCGGCGGCGGCACCCGCAGCGGCCGGCCGGTCAAGGCGGTGCAGGTGGGTGGCCCGCTGGGTGCCTATGTGCCCGAATCGAAGTGGGACGTTCCGCTGGACTACGAGGCCTATGCCGCCTTCGGCGCGGTGGTGGGCCACGGCGGCATCGTGGTGCACGACGACACGGCCGACATGGCCGCGCTGGCGCGCTACGCCATGGAGTTCTGCGCGCTCGAGAGCTGCGGCAAGTGCACGCCCTGCCGCATCGGCAGCACGCGCGGCGTCGAGGTGATCGACCGCATTGTGCGCGACGAGCGCCGGGCCGAGCAGGTCATCTTGCTGCGCGACCTGTGCGACACCATGCTGGCCGGCAGCCTGTGCGCGATGGGGGGCATGACACCCTATCCGGTGCTCTCGGCCCTGGACCACTATCCCGAGGACTTCGGCATTGCGCCCCCCAGCGAGCGCGCGGCCTGA
- the fdhF gene encoding formate dehydrogenase subunit alpha: MLQHLKNEIDHGTPARVSDKTVTLTIDGMAVSVPQGTSLMRAAVEAGVNVPKLCATDSLEPFGSCRLCLVEIEGRRGFPASCTTPAEAGMVVRTQTPKLQQLRKGVMELYISDHPLDCLTCSANGDCELQDMAGVTGLRNVRYGVGAAAGAHHCDAKKDASNPYFTYDPSKCIVCNRCVRACEETQGTFALTISGRGFESRVSPGQDQPFMDSECVSCGACVQACPTATLQEKTVIELGQPEHSVITTCAYCGVGCGFKAEMKGNTVVRMVPWKDGKANEGHSCVKGRFAWGYATHKDRITQPMVREKITDAWREVSWPEAIEFAATRFKAIQAKHGKDSVGGITSSRCTNEEVYLVQKLIRAAFNTNNVDTCARVCHSPTGYGMGQTFGTSAGTQTFKSVEEADVIMVIGANPTDAHPVFASRMKKRLREGAQLIVVDPRRIDLVSSPHIRAQHHLALQPGTNVAVITAMAHVVVTEGLVNEAYVAERCDTKSFHAWREFVARPENSPEAFEPVTGVPAAELRAAARLFAAGPNSAIYYGLGVTEHAQGSTMVIGICNLAMACGMVGREGVGVNPLRGQNNVQGSCDMGSFPHELPGYRHISDTTVRSTFEAAWGVELSPEPGLRIPNMFEAALAGSFKGLYCVGEDIVQSDPNTQHVAAALSAMECIVVQDIFLNETAKYAHVLLPGSSFLEKDGTFTNAERRISRVRQVMPPLSGVGDWEATAMLSTALGYPMDYRHPEDIMREIAALTPSFAGVTYEKIDRFGSVQWPCNETTAEAGTSLMHVEKFVRGKGRFFNTQYVPSDEKVNGRYPLLLTTGRILSQYNVGAQTRRTPNNQWHDEDVLEIHPHDAEERGVAQGDWVGVASRAGQTVLRAQLSDRMQPGVVYTTFHFPESGANVITTDSSDWATNCPEYKVTAVQVTKVLQPSEWQRQYADFNRQQMEFLARGRERAEATGK, encoded by the coding sequence ATGCTGCAACACCTCAAGAACGAGATCGACCACGGCACCCCGGCCCGGGTCTCGGACAAGACCGTCACGCTGACCATCGACGGCATGGCCGTCAGCGTGCCTCAGGGCACCTCGCTGATGCGGGCGGCCGTCGAGGCCGGCGTGAACGTGCCCAAGCTCTGCGCCACCGACAGCCTGGAGCCCTTCGGCTCCTGCCGCCTGTGCCTGGTGGAGATCGAGGGCCGCCGCGGCTTTCCGGCCTCGTGCACCACCCCGGCGGAGGCCGGCATGGTGGTGCGCACTCAGACACCCAAGCTGCAGCAGTTGCGCAAGGGCGTGATGGAGCTCTACATCAGCGACCACCCGCTGGACTGCCTGACCTGCAGCGCCAACGGCGACTGCGAGCTGCAGGACATGGCCGGCGTCACCGGCCTGCGTAACGTGCGCTACGGCGTGGGGGCGGCCGCGGGGGCCCACCACTGCGATGCGAAGAAGGACGCTTCCAACCCCTACTTCACCTACGACCCCAGCAAGTGCATCGTCTGCAACCGCTGCGTGCGCGCCTGCGAGGAGACCCAGGGCACCTTCGCGCTGACGATCAGCGGGCGCGGCTTCGAGTCGCGGGTCTCGCCGGGCCAGGACCAGCCCTTCATGGACAGCGAATGCGTCAGCTGCGGCGCCTGCGTGCAGGCCTGCCCCACCGCCACGCTGCAGGAGAAGACGGTGATCGAGCTCGGCCAGCCCGAGCACAGCGTCATCACCACCTGCGCCTACTGCGGCGTGGGCTGCGGCTTCAAGGCCGAGATGAAGGGCAACACCGTCGTGCGCATGGTGCCCTGGAAGGACGGCAAGGCCAACGAGGGCCATTCCTGCGTGAAGGGCCGCTTTGCCTGGGGCTATGCCACCCACAAGGACCGCATCACCCAGCCCATGGTGCGCGAGAAGATTACCGACGCCTGGCGCGAGGTCAGCTGGCCCGAAGCGATCGAGTTCGCCGCCACGCGCTTCAAGGCCATCCAGGCCAAGCACGGCAAGGATTCGGTGGGCGGCATCACCTCCTCGCGCTGCACCAACGAGGAGGTCTACCTCGTCCAGAAGCTGATCCGCGCGGCCTTCAACACCAACAACGTGGACACCTGCGCGCGGGTCTGCCACTCGCCCACCGGTTACGGCATGGGCCAGACCTTCGGAACCTCGGCCGGCACCCAGACCTTCAAGTCGGTGGAAGAGGCCGACGTGATCATGGTCATCGGCGCCAACCCGACCGACGCGCACCCGGTGTTCGCCTCGCGCATGAAGAAGCGTCTGCGCGAGGGCGCCCAACTGATCGTGGTGGATCCGCGCCGCATCGATCTGGTCAGCTCCCCGCACATCCGGGCCCAGCACCATCTGGCGCTGCAGCCCGGCACCAACGTGGCCGTCATCACCGCGATGGCGCATGTGGTGGTCACCGAGGGCCTGGTCAACGAAGCCTATGTCGCCGAGCGCTGCGACACCAAGAGCTTCCACGCATGGCGCGAATTCGTCGCCCGTCCGGAGAACTCGCCCGAGGCCTTCGAGCCGGTGACCGGCGTGCCGGCCGCCGAGCTGCGTGCCGCCGCGCGCTTGTTCGCCGCCGGTCCCAACTCGGCCATCTACTACGGGCTGGGCGTGACCGAGCATGCGCAGGGCTCGACCATGGTGATCGGCATCTGCAACCTGGCCATGGCCTGCGGCATGGTGGGGCGCGAGGGTGTGGGCGTGAACCCACTGCGCGGCCAGAACAATGTGCAGGGCAGCTGCGACATGGGCAGCTTCCCGCACGAACTGCCCGGCTACCGCCACATCAGCGACACCACGGTGCGCAGCACCTTCGAGGCGGCCTGGGGCGTGGAGTTGAGCCCCGAGCCGGGCCTGCGCATCCCGAACATGTTCGAGGCCGCGCTGGCCGGCAGCTTCAAGGGCCTGTACTGCGTGGGCGAGGACATCGTCCAGAGCGACCCCAACACCCAGCATGTGGCGGCGGCGCTCTCGGCGATGGAGTGCATCGTCGTGCAGGACATCTTCCTCAACGAGACCGCCAAGTACGCCCATGTGCTGTTGCCGGGCTCCAGCTTCCTGGAGAAGGACGGCACCTTCACCAACGCCGAGCGCCGCATCAGCCGCGTGCGGCAGGTGATGCCCCCGCTGTCCGGCGTGGGCGACTGGGAGGCCACGGCCATGCTGTCCACCGCGCTGGGCTACCCGATGGACTACCGGCATCCGGAGGACATCATGCGCGAGATCGCGGCGCTCACCCCCAGCTTCGCCGGCGTCACCTACGAGAAGATCGACCGCTTCGGCAGCGTGCAGTGGCCCTGCAACGAGACCACCGCGGAAGCCGGCACCTCGCTGATGCATGTGGAGAAGTTCGTGCGTGGCAAGGGGCGCTTCTTCAACACCCAGTACGTGCCCAGCGACGAGAAGGTCAACGGCCGCTACCCGCTGCTGCTGACCACCGGGCGCATCCTCAGCCAGTACAACGTGGGCGCGCAGACGCGCCGCACGCCGAACAACCAATGGCATGACGAGGACGTCCTGGAAATCCACCCCCACGACGCCGAGGAGCGCGGCGTCGCGCAAGGCGATTGGGTGGGCGTGGCTAGCCGCGCCGGGCAGACCGTGCTGCGGGCGCAGCTGAGCGACCGCATGCAGCCGGGCGTGGTCTACACCACCTTCCACTTCCCGGAGTCGGGCGCCAACGTCATCACCACCGACAGCTCCGACTGGGCCACCAACTGCCCGGAGTACAAGGTGACCGCGGTGCAGGTCACCAAGGTGCTGCAGCCCTCGGAATGGCAGCGCCAGTACGCCGACTTCAACCGGCAGCAGATGGAGTTCCTGGCCCGGGGCCGGGAACGTGCCGAGGCGACCGGCAAATGA
- a CDS encoding formate dehydrogenase subunit delta, with amino-acid sequence MDIDNLVRMANRIGQFFESMPDADEASREIALHLRKFWEPRMRQALLAHLDARAGEGLSPVVLRAVQAHRGSLAVGLGRPAPNT; translated from the coding sequence ATGGACATTGACAACCTGGTGAGGATGGCCAACCGCATCGGCCAGTTCTTCGAATCGATGCCGGATGCCGACGAGGCGTCCCGGGAGATCGCCCTGCACCTGCGCAAGTTCTGGGAGCCGCGCATGCGCCAGGCGCTGCTGGCCCATCTGGATGCGCGGGCGGGGGAGGGCCTGAGCCCGGTCGTCCTGCGGGCCGTGCAGGCCCACCGGGGCAGCCTGGCGGTGGGCCTGGGCCGCCCTGCGCCCAACACCTGA
- a CDS encoding organic hydroperoxide resistance protein — protein MSIEKVLYQATAHATGGRAGHARSDDGRVDVTLSVPRELGGDGGPGTNPEQLFAAGYSACFLGAMKFVGTRDKLPVPADTTVQGTVGIGAIPTGFGIEVELRITLPGVDREVAQQIVDRAHIVCPYSNATRNNIDVRLTLV, from the coding sequence ATGTCGATCGAGAAAGTCCTTTACCAAGCCACCGCCCATGCCACCGGCGGCCGCGCCGGCCACGCCCGCAGTGACGACGGCCGCGTCGACGTGACGCTGAGCGTGCCGCGTGAACTGGGTGGCGACGGCGGCCCGGGCACCAACCCCGAGCAGCTGTTCGCCGCCGGTTACAGCGCCTGCTTCCTGGGCGCGATGAAGTTCGTGGGCACCCGCGACAAGCTGCCCGTGCCGGCCGACACCACGGTGCAGGGCACGGTGGGCATCGGGGCCATTCCCACCGGCTTCGGCATCGAGGTCGAATTGCGCATCACCCTGCCGGGCGTGGACCGCGAGGTCGCGCAGCAGATCGTGGACCGTGCCCACATCGTCTGTCCGTACTCCAATGCCACCCGCAACAACATCGATGTGCGCCTGACCCTGGTCTGA
- a CDS encoding division/cell wall cluster transcriptional repressor MraZ: protein MLQGESELTLDGKGRMTVPARHRDGLAALCAGQMTVTKSPSRCLLLFPRPAWEEFRAKLMGLPMDAESWRRIFIGSALDVEIDSGSRIQLSPELRRWAGLDRELVLVGMGTRMEIWDRGRHQALEDATLAQPMPDSVSKLVM from the coding sequence GTGCTTCAGGGGGAGTCCGAGCTGACGCTGGACGGCAAGGGGCGGATGACCGTCCCGGCCCGTCATCGCGACGGCCTGGCCGCCCTGTGCGCGGGCCAGATGACCGTGACCAAGAGCCCCTCGCGCTGCCTGCTGCTGTTTCCCCGTCCCGCCTGGGAGGAATTCCGCGCCAAGCTGATGGGCCTGCCGATGGACGCCGAGTCCTGGCGCCGCATCTTCATCGGCAGCGCGCTGGACGTGGAGATCGACAGCGGCTCGCGCATCCAGCTCTCGCCCGAGCTGCGCCGCTGGGCCGGCCTGGACCGCGAGCTGGTGCTGGTGGGCATGGGCACCCGGATGGAGATCTGGGACCGCGGCCGCCACCAGGCCCTGGAAGACGCGACGCTGGCGCAGCCCATGCCCGACAGCGTCAGCAAGCTGGTGATGTGA
- the rsmH gene encoding 16S rRNA (cytosine(1402)-N(4))-methyltransferase RsmH, with protein sequence MSFVHTTVLLNETVEAALTDPNGTYVDGTFGRGGHARLLLSRLGPQGRLIAFDKDPEAVAAATEGEHAIRDPRFAIHHCSFARMGEVLPAGSITGVLLDLGVSSPQIDNPARGFSFRFDGPLDMRMDTTRGESAAEFLARADERHIAQVIRDYGEERFAASIAKALVARRESGQPLRTTGELAELVARSVRTREPGQDPATRTFQALRILVNAELEELEQGLSAALGLLASGGHLAVISFHSLEDRIVKNFIAHESREEVDRRAPFAPPSRVLRLKPLGRIKPSAAEIKANPRSRSAVLRVAERLPLAGGAA encoded by the coding sequence ATGAGCTTCGTCCACACCACCGTGCTGCTGAACGAGACGGTGGAGGCTGCCCTCACCGATCCCAACGGCACCTATGTCGACGGCACCTTCGGCCGCGGCGGCCATGCGCGCCTGCTGCTCTCGCGCCTGGGCCCGCAGGGCCGGCTGATCGCCTTCGACAAGGACCCGGAGGCGGTGGCTGCCGCCACCGAGGGCGAGCACGCCATCCGCGATCCCCGCTTCGCCATCCACCACTGCAGCTTCGCCCGCATGGGCGAGGTGCTGCCGGCAGGCTCCATCACAGGGGTGCTGCTGGACCTGGGCGTCAGCTCGCCCCAGATCGACAACCCAGCTCGCGGCTTCAGCTTCCGTTTCGATGGTCCGCTGGACATGCGCATGGACACCACGCGGGGCGAGAGCGCCGCGGAGTTCCTGGCGCGGGCCGACGAGCGTCACATCGCACAGGTGATCCGTGATTACGGCGAAGAACGGTTTGCTGCATCCATTGCAAAGGCGCTTGTGGCTCGCCGCGAGAGCGGACAGCCGCTTCGCACCACCGGTGAGCTGGCCGAACTCGTGGCTCGTTCGGTCCGCACCCGCGAGCCGGGGCAGGACCCCGCGACCCGGACGTTTCAAGCCCTTCGGATTCTGGTCAACGCCGAACTGGAAGAGCTCGAGCAAGGTCTGAGCGCGGCGCTGGGCCTGTTGGCGTCCGGCGGCCATCTGGCGGTGATCAGCTTCCACTCGCTGGAAGACCGCATCGTCAAGAATTTCATCGCGCACGAGAGCCGCGAGGAGGTGGACCGTCGCGCGCCCTTCGCGCCGCCCAGCCGCGTGCTGCGCCTCAAGCCCCTGGGCCGCATCAAGCCCTCGGCGGCAGAGATCAAGGCCAACCCGCGCTCGCGCTCGGCCGTGCTGCGGGTGGCCGAGCGGCTGCCGCTGGCCGGAGGTGCGGCGTGA
- the ftsL gene encoding cell division protein FtsL, translating to MNRLSTVLLLALMASAMYLVKTSYEARRAFADLEKAKAEERQLASDATRLEAERRSEGTHLRVERDAREKLQMRLATPDVTLYVNDPQAPARPASAASGGTP from the coding sequence GTGAACCGCCTGAGCACCGTGCTGCTGCTGGCCCTGATGGCCAGCGCCATGTACCTGGTCAAGACCAGCTACGAGGCCCGCCGCGCCTTTGCCGACCTGGAGAAGGCCAAGGCCGAAGAGCGCCAGCTGGCCTCCGACGCCACGCGGCTGGAGGCCGAGCGCCGCAGCGAAGGCACCCACCTGCGGGTGGAACGCGACGCGCGCGAGAAGCTGCAGATGCGCCTGGCCACGCCGGACGTCACGCTCTACGTGAACGACCCGCAAGCGCCGGCCCGTCCGGCCTCGGCCGCCTCGGGAGGCACGCCATGA
- a CDS encoding peptidoglycan D,D-transpeptidase FtsI family protein, translating into MSGGTRRAGAAQSVRGVNYSTSPLLASKTPPWRSRFLVLLVGLGFVVLVVRALYVQVLHADFFQKKGEERYASTLDLPANRGRILDRNGQLLAISVYAPTVSINPQQFKASDEEKRELVALLGIKARELDAKLADDGAYAVLKRQVDGGVAQQIRALRIKGLTLEPGYLRRYPENEAAAQVVGFTDVNDQGQEGIELAYQAQLQGHSGSRGVVKDRLGRIVEDLGEPVDPRDGSDVQLTIDSKLQAIAYQRIRDAVEQHHAKAGSVVVLDAQTGEILAMANYPSYTPEERHNLTGGQLRNRAVTDVFEPGSTVKPFVISKVIEDGYATPDTVLDTMPFMVGPLRVNDGAHSHPSLTVAQIIQKSSNVGTVKLSQHLDPREMGEMYAALGFGSKPQIGFPGVATGRLRPWRTWKPVEKATMAYGYGLSASLLQIAHAYTAIARDGELAPLTLVKGHPAGTPVRIFKPQTARTMRQMLRGTVSKEGTAPLAALTGYSAGGKTGTAAKQEGRGYAAGKYRAWFTGIAPIDTPRVIISVMVDEPTPIHYGGLVSAPVFKAVAEQTLRTMGVPPDMDMKPPSVLTAAAAAAAAENEDVEQH; encoded by the coding sequence ATGAGCGGCGGCACCCGCCGGGCCGGTGCCGCACAGTCGGTGCGCGGCGTGAACTACTCGACCAGCCCGCTGCTGGCCTCCAAGACGCCGCCCTGGCGCAGCCGCTTCCTGGTGCTGCTGGTGGGCCTGGGCTTTGTCGTGCTGGTGGTCCGGGCGCTCTACGTGCAGGTGCTGCACGCCGACTTCTTCCAGAAGAAGGGTGAGGAGCGCTACGCCTCCACCCTGGATCTGCCGGCCAACCGCGGTCGCATCCTGGACCGCAATGGCCAGCTGCTGGCCATCAGCGTCTATGCACCCACGGTGTCGATCAACCCGCAGCAGTTCAAGGCCAGCGACGAGGAGAAGCGCGAGCTCGTGGCCCTGCTGGGCATCAAGGCCAGGGAGCTGGACGCCAAGCTGGCCGACGACGGCGCCTATGCCGTGCTCAAGCGCCAGGTCGATGGCGGCGTGGCCCAGCAGATCCGGGCCCTGCGCATCAAGGGTCTGACGCTGGAGCCGGGCTACCTGCGCCGCTACCCCGAGAACGAGGCCGCCGCCCAGGTGGTGGGCTTCACCGACGTCAACGACCAGGGGCAGGAGGGCATCGAGCTGGCCTACCAGGCCCAGCTGCAGGGCCACAGTGGCTCGCGCGGGGTGGTCAAGGACCGTCTGGGCCGCATTGTCGAAGACCTGGGTGAGCCGGTGGACCCGCGCGACGGCAGCGACGTGCAGCTGACCATCGACTCCAAGCTGCAGGCCATCGCCTACCAGCGCATCCGCGACGCCGTGGAGCAGCATCATGCCAAGGCGGGCAGCGTGGTGGTGCTGGACGCGCAGACCGGCGAGATCCTGGCCATGGCCAACTACCCGAGCTACACGCCCGAGGAGCGCCACAACCTGACCGGCGGTCAGCTGCGCAACCGCGCGGTCACCGACGTCTTCGAGCCCGGCTCCACCGTCAAGCCCTTCGTGATCAGCAAGGTCATCGAGGACGGCTATGCCACGCCCGACACGGTGCTGGACACCATGCCCTTCATGGTCGGGCCGCTGCGCGTGAACGACGGCGCCCACTCGCACCCCTCGCTGACGGTCGCACAGATCATCCAGAAATCCAGCAACGTCGGCACCGTCAAGCTCTCGCAGCACCTGGACCCGCGCGAGATGGGCGAGATGTACGCCGCCCTGGGCTTCGGCAGCAAGCCGCAGATCGGCTTCCCCGGCGTGGCCACCGGCCGGCTGCGGCCCTGGCGCACCTGGAAGCCGGTCGAGAAGGCCACCATGGCCTACGGCTACGGCCTGTCCGCCTCGCTGCTGCAGATCGCCCACGCCTACACCGCCATCGCCCGCGATGGCGAACTGGCGCCGCTGACCCTGGTCAAGGGCCACCCGGCCGGCACCCCGGTGCGCATCTTCAAGCCGCAGACCGCCCGCACCATGCGCCAGATGCTGCGCGGCACCGTCAGCAAGGAAGGCACGGCGCCGCTGGCGGCGCTGACCGGCTATTCCGCCGGCGGCAAGACCGGCACGGCGGCCAAGCAGGAAGGCCGGGGCTACGCTGCGGGAAAATACCGCGCCTGGTTCACCGGCATCGCCCCGATCGACACCCCGCGCGTGATCATCTCCGTGATGGTCGACGAGCCCACCCCCATTCACTACGGCGGCCTGGTCTCGGCGCCGGTCTTCAAGGCCGTGGCCGAGCAGACCCTGCGCACGATGGGCGTGCCGCCCGACATGGACATGAAGCCGCCCTCGGTGTTGACGGCGGCGGCCGCCGCCGCGGCGGCGGAGAACGAAGACGTGGAGCAGCACTGA
- a CDS encoding UDP-N-acetylmuramoyl-L-alanyl-D-glutamate--2,6-diaminopimelate ligase: MSITHLKSPEAAARWLQSWVTGTLRTDSRLVQPGDGFIAWPGQVTDGRQYVQAALDAGAATCIVELEGIEAYGFEDSRVAALPNLKEATGRIADAYFGRPSDALKVVAVTGTNGKTSSAWWTAQALGMLDRPCGLVGTLGVGTPPVPGRGEGHIRFTGLTTPDPVVLQASFADMVRQGLRACAIEASSIGIAEERMAGTRIAVALFTNFTRDHLDYHGDMAAYWTEKRRLFGWDGLKSAVINVDDPQGAKLVAELAGSGLDLWTVSAQGEARIQAREVGYTAQGLRFLLAEAGGEQDLPVQTGLIGQYNISNLLGVIGGLRALGVPLTDAALVAHHITPVPGRMQRVSAGAGQPEVVVDYAHTPDALEKAVEALRPMAQARGGQLWCVFGCGGDRDATKRPLMGAIAQQRADRVVVTSDNPRHENPQAIVDQIVAGMSDPTGSLKVQIEVDRRLAILQTLAAAGPQDVVLLAGKGHEDYQDVAGVKHPFSDLEVAQAGLHARSAA, encoded by the coding sequence ATGAGCATCACCCACCTGAAAAGTCCCGAAGCGGCCGCACGCTGGCTGCAGTCCTGGGTCACCGGAACCCTGCGCACCGACAGCCGACTGGTGCAGCCGGGCGACGGTTTCATCGCCTGGCCCGGTCAGGTCACCGATGGCCGCCAGTACGTGCAGGCCGCCCTGGACGCCGGGGCCGCCACCTGCATCGTCGAGCTCGAGGGCATCGAGGCCTACGGCTTCGAGGACTCTCGCGTGGCCGCGCTGCCGAACCTGAAGGAGGCCACCGGCCGCATCGCCGATGCCTACTTCGGCCGCCCCAGCGATGCGTTGAAGGTCGTCGCCGTCACTGGCACCAATGGCAAGACCTCCAGCGCCTGGTGGACGGCCCAGGCCCTGGGCATGCTGGACCGGCCCTGCGGCCTGGTGGGCACGCTGGGCGTGGGCACCCCGCCGGTGCCGGGCCGGGGCGAAGGCCACATCCGCTTCACCGGCCTGACCACGCCGGACCCGGTGGTGCTGCAGGCCAGCTTTGCCGACATGGTCCGGCAGGGGCTGCGGGCCTGCGCGATCGAGGCCTCGTCCATCGGCATCGCCGAGGAGCGCATGGCCGGCACGCGCATCGCGGTGGCCCTGTTCACCAACTTCACCCGCGACCACCTGGACTACCACGGCGACATGGCCGCCTACTGGACCGAGAAGCGCCGCCTCTTCGGCTGGGACGGCCTGAAGTCCGCGGTGATCAACGTGGACGACCCGCAGGGCGCCAAGCTGGTGGCCGAACTGGCCGGCAGCGGGCTGGATCTGTGGACGGTCTCGGCCCAGGGCGAGGCCCGCATCCAGGCACGTGAAGTGGGCTACACCGCCCAGGGCCTGCGCTTCCTGCTGGCCGAGGCCGGCGGCGAGCAGGACCTGCCGGTGCAGACCGGCCTGATCGGCCAGTACAACATCAGCAACCTGCTGGGCGTGATCGGCGGCCTGCGCGCGCTGGGCGTGCCGCTGACCGATGCGGCCCTCGTCGCCCACCACATCACCCCGGTGCCGGGCCGCATGCAGCGCGTCAGCGCCGGTGCAGGCCAGCCTGAAGTGGTGGTGGACTACGCCCACACCCCCGATGCGCTGGAAAAGGCCGTGGAGGCGCTGCGCCCCATGGCCCAGGCCCGCGGTGGCCAGCTCTGGTGCGTGTTCGGCTGCGGGGGGGACCGCGACGCCACCAAGCGCCCGCTGATGGGCGCCATCGCCCAGCAGCGCGCCGACCGCGTGGTCGTCACCAGCGACAACCCGCGCCATGAGAACCCGCAGGCCATCGTCGACCAGATCGTGGCCGGCATGAGCGATCCGACGGGTTCGCTCAAGGTGCAGATCGAGGTGGACCGCCGCCTGGCCATCCTGCAGACCCTGGCCGCGGCCGGTCCGCAGGACGTGGTGCTGCTGGCCGGCAAGGGCCACGAGGACTACCAGGACGTGGCCGGCGTGAAGCACCCCTTCTCGGATCTCGAGGTGGCCCAGGCCGGGCTGCACGCCAGGAGCGCCGCGTGA